GCACTAGTGCCACTCTTGCCCAGGCCAGGCCTGCTCCAGGTTACCTGCCCTACATACTCACTATTGTTCTGTAGCTCAGGTACATTGCTCCATGTCCTATGGCTGACCAAGGGGTGGGAGAAGGGCTGGGTGTCCTCCAATACAGTGTCCGTTGGCAAAGTAGCAACAGGGGTTCTGTGGCTGTCACCTAGGGATCAAGGGCCAGCTGGCACTCAGTGCATTCAAGGCCCACCTGCTGCTACCCACTCACTAGGGTCTAGGCAGCTGACCCCATGAGTCAGCCAAAGTTGCCTCGAGAGAGAGAAGACCACCTAGCACAGAGACTGGGCCACTGTGAgccttttctctctcccacagTACTCCTTCCTTATGAAACTCCTTACCTACTCCTTAGCCTAGCACTCCTAGGCCTCAACAGCTTGCCTCATACAAACTGCTAATCCATGCCTCCACTCACCACTTCTCACTCTGTTTCCTCTTTCCAAAACCCTCTTCTTACCCTGGTGAATTCTATCTGGAATCAGGCTCCTAGGCCAGCTCCTACTGGCTAGCTGATCCTGAAACCAGGCCCCTTTCAACAAGCTTCAATCACCATACCACACCCTTTTCCTTCCCTTAACTCAGTACCTTCACAAAAGTATGGGGTCCTATTAGGCACTAAGAGACTAAGGCTGGGTCTAACCAAAATAAGAAACACCTCATGGGAAGAAAGCAGAAACTCCTCACAGACCTACTAGCCAGGCTGGTTGTCCTTGACAGTATGGAGAGGGGAGCAGACCCCGAACTCAAGCAGCACCTCCTGTCTGTCAATGGGATTggagtgggagggtgggggtCTTCCCCACAGGACTGGGAGGTGAACTTCACCTAGAGGCACTGAGGCCTGTGAAGTATCTCGAAGATCCTGCAAAAAGGCACCCACATCTACAGGTCGGCGGGTGGGAGGTCTGCGGGCCAAACCAGGCCTCTGCACAGATTGTGGCTGGAGAGGTGTGGCAAAGGTCAGGTTGAGGGAGCTGGTGGGAGGAAGAGAGACACAAAGGAAAGTCAGCTGCCTGAGGCCTAGTTTCTCCAGAGGATTGCTGACCTGCCCCAGGGTTCCCATCTTCTGGAATACAGCTACCATGCTGTGAGGCAGAACTAGCAGGGAAAAGGCCAGATTCCATCCCAGATAGCTTCTCCATCCCCAAGCTTCTCCTCCCCCAACCTCCAGATCAGGACAACAGCACCTGGTGAAGGAGGAGGCATCGGTATTTCCATGAGGCTCTGTCAGTAACcgagaagaaaatgtaaaaagaaaccaCAGTAAGTTATCCAACCTGTGACAATCCTCCCTTAGGCCTTCTCAACCTctccaaaagacaggagaggaggaGGATGGCAATAGGTGGTGTCCAGAACCTCACCTTGAGAGAGGGGCAGGTCCTGGTCCACTCCTTGCTGAAACACTGACAGTCTCAGCCTCTGCTTCCTCCTGCCAGGGGCCAGCAGACCTGGAGCCAGGGTTACGGGGGGCTCGAACTCAGGAAACTGCAGTTCCAGGCTAAAAGGATGAAGTTGATCTCAGACTGGCCTGGAAAGCCAACTCGGGTTTTTGGGGTCCCTAGGAGGCCCTCTGACCTAAGCTGCCCAGTAGCCCAACCCAAAGGGAGAGCTCACTGTGCACCTGCCCCGACTGCTTTCCCGTCTGGAGGGCTGGACCACCTGTGGTTCTTGCACTGGCTGCACCGCTGACTCTGGCATCACGATGGAAGATTCTGGGGCTGCAGAAACAGCGAGGAGAAGGTGGGGCTGGCAGAGCAGGCTACCCTGAATGAGGAATAGCATAGAACTGGTGCCTAACTCTGACCAGAAGCCAACGCTCACTAACCCGTCAGTAGGATATTCTTCAGCAGGGTCCGGGGTGTCTGTTCCTCTAGGTGCCCACTGGCTTGAACATGGGACCACTGGCCAATAGCCTATAGGCAAAAGCACAAAACAAACATCTGTTCCCTCACCTTGAAAATCCTTCAAGGTGGACTGCAGGGCAGAGCTAGAACCCAGAATGCTGAAGGCAGCTAAGGTCCTGTAGCAGTCAGTGGGCTGCATACTTACCCTAGCTCTATAGGAACGCCGCCTAGCAGTTGCCTTTGTCTGGTTGCTCAGCCTCTTGTAGGAAGTGGTTTCAAGCAGGGCTCTCTGTGCACTGCCTAAGGACCTACGTCTCTGAGAACTGTGTACAGAGGGGGAGCTAGAGGATACAAAGACACGCCTTTACCAGGGTCTTGCCTGAAGTCCTTTATCCTCAGGGTTAGGGACCCCAAAATAATCTGCTCTTTCCATAACCCCTACTGCCAACCTTATGTCCATAGGGGGTATGGATGAAGGAGGAATAGGGGAATGGGAAAGAGAGAATATGATTGACCCTGCCAGAGGGACTGCAGAAGCCTTCACAGAAGTGACTTTCGCAAAATCATTAGGATAAGTAGGGGTGAGCCACACAGACAAGAGGAACAACGGGAGAGTATCCATTCCAGACATTAAAATAATCCAAGgacagttaaatatttttaaaccttttaagTACTTGTCAGTATCTGACAGCAGCCACCACAGGGATCACCCTGGTCCTTATCTATCCAGTCCAATGCTTCTTGGATTCCAGAGCCATGTAAATAGCTTCCACCTCATCACTACTAAGTCTGAAATCTATAATGAATGGCTTCACATTGCCTACTAAGGAACTACCCTGCCCCAGTCTGGCAGATGCTAACTTCCCCACCTTTTGCACGACCCTCTCCCACTCAGTCTCCCACCAAGCCAGAGCAAACCCCCTGCTCCCGAGCAAAGCATCTGTCCAATTCCTGCCTCTGGCTTCTGCTCAGACTGTGCCCTCTAGCTCCCATCCTTTTCCATCGGAGAGCTACAGAGACAGGAGAACTAATTGTGCAGGGTAAGGCGGGGACCACCTGGGGGTTAAAAACTCAGGACAGATACCTGGACACACGCCTGGGCtggctggggagtggggggtgggggagtggggtgtGTGGAACGGCTTAGTGAATAGGGCAAAGGATCAGATTCCAAGCACCTATCCTTCGCCAAGGGGTGGGGCACAGTTGCGCTCAGTGGTTCCGGGGCCTTGCTGCCTGGAGCCCGGGAGGTGAAGGCACAAACTGCTGACACGAACCGGGGTACAGGAGCCGAGATAGTCTTAGCTCCCAGAGCCCTGGCTTCATGAGACTCGATTTCCCCGGCCAAGTAGGATCTGCGTTTGATTCCACTCAGATACCACCCACAGTCGCTGTGGCTGCCCATGTGCGTTAACAGCGGCGGCACATACCAAGCCCGAGCACTACCGGGTCGCTGAGGGGTTCGAGGGTCCGCTGTGTCCAGTACACGCCGCAGAAGCGTGCGGGTCGTAGGCTCGCCGTCTGGGGTGTTCCTGTGCGCCATCGCCTCAGCCATCCGCCCTAGAGCCGCCTGAGCTGCCGCGGTCGTCGCGTTCCCGCCTGTCGCATTTAAGCTAATTCTCGCGAGGCGGTCGCACAGCCCCATGGGACTCGTAGTTCTCTCCTCACTGCCTAGCCGCTCCGTGGTTTCTGCGAATTGGGCCTTTGAATGCAACCTTATCTGGAGTGGCGGTGAGCTGGGGCAAATGTCTGCAACAAGTCAGGGCCGtggtttcctaatctgtaaaaagGGGATGATATCAACTAATTAAGGGGCTTGTAATGATTCaatgagttaatgcttaattcaGTATCTGGCACATATTAGTCAGGCCATCAATAAATAGCAGTCGCTATATTTAGAATGCCTCTCATTCCCATTTCCCTCGCCAAAGATGAGGAGGGACACttgggaggaaaaataattttatccttTCTGTGACCTGGTCAGATGTGCATTTACAAAGGCCACTCTATAGGCTCTGTTCCCATCAGAAGAGATTAGGCAGCGGTTCCCAAGTCTAGGGGCTGTTTGTGATTCGGCATTGATGTTATACTCTCCAAACGTGTGTAATTTTGAGATGAATTTCAGTTCTCAAAAGTTCTGTTTGTGCCGGGCCTCCATTACCATAGTTTTTATAGTTGACAGTTCCCCCACCTTTCCAAGAAGTTTTCATGGCAACTGAATTAGAACTCGGGATCTGAGGTTCCCATGGAATTTTCCTTTTTGTCAGAATCTGCTCCTGGATGGGGTGTAAAGAATCAGATACTGAAGACAGTCACGGGTATAACTGTgcttgtgttaaaaaaaaaaatagagcaatgaAAAAATTAGATTCTTGCTTCTCAAAATGAGAGAACTCCAGAAGAAAAGCATTATCAATGTTTTCGTCATTTAGAGCTGATCTCTGTCTTATCTGACTTAATTTGCTAGCCCTTGGAAGGCATATTGCCATGGCCACTATCAATCACCTAATATggttatttagttatttattagtAAAGCCTTGAACTGGATACTATGGAGGAGACATTTAAAAACAGTTCAGGACAG
The genomic region above belongs to Tamandua tetradactyla isolate mTamTet1 chromosome 16, mTamTet1.pri, whole genome shotgun sequence and contains:
- the CENPT gene encoding centromere protein T isoform X2, producing MGLCDRLARISLNATGGNATTAAAQAALGRMAEAMAHRNTPDGEPTTRTLLRRVLDTADPRTPQRPGSARACSPSVHSSQRRRSLGSAQRALLETTSYKRLSNQTKATARRRSYRARAIGQWSHVQASGHLEEQTPRTLLKNILLTAPESSIVMPESAVQPVQEPQVVQPSRRESSRGSLELQFPEFEPPVTLAPGLLAPGRRKQRLRLSVFQQGVDQDLPLSQEPHGNTDASSFTSSLNLTFATPLQPQSVQRPGLARRPPTRRPVDVGAFLQDLRDTSQASVPLGDSHRTPVATLPTDTVLEDTQPFSHPLVSHRTWSNVPELQNNSSGKPAQSLAGRAEEVNVLDVGFPNTSSGISGEGGLESLEVGISEKAEERMEEGLSVSEVKEATGVQGSAREEEHEGHTEITEAEGSQGAIEAMEPEGSSRDEDTSSGTASPELASSTPEFLRARQLHLELSPPTSAADLGSEPLEPLSVRLPPRSRTARPRPRQDPYKAGLSHYAKLFSFYAKMPMEKKALEMVEKCLDKYFQHLCDDLEVFAAHAGRKTVRPEDLELLMRRQGLVTDQVSLYVLVERHLPLEYRQLLIPCAFSGNSVFPAQ
- the CENPT gene encoding centromere protein T isoform X1, producing the protein MGLCDRLARISLNATGGNATTAAAQAALGRMAEAMAHRNTPDGEPTTRTLLRRVLDTADPRTPQRPGSARACSPSVHSSQRRRSLGSAQRALLETTSYKRLSNQTKATARRRSYRARAIGQWSHVQASGHLEEQTPRTLLKNILLTAPESSIVMPESAVQPVQEPQVVQPSRRESSRGSLELQFPEFEPPVTLAPGLLAPGRRKQRLRLSVFQQGVDQDLPLSQEPHGNTDASSFTRCCCPDLEVGGGEAWGWRSYLGWNLAFSLLVLPHSMVAVFQKMGTLGQVSNPLEKLGLRQLTFLCVSLPPTSSLNLTFATPLQPQSVQRPGLARRPPTRRPVDVGAFLQDLRDTSQASVPLGDSHRTPVATLPTDTVLEDTQPFSHPLVSHRTWSNVPELQNNSSGKPAQSLAGRAEEVNVLDVGFPNTSSGISGEGGLESLEVGISEKAEERMEEGLSVSEVKEATGVQGSAREEEHEGHTEITEAEGSQGAIEAMEPEGSSRDEDTSSGTASPELASSTPEFLRARQLHLELSPPTSAADLGSEPLEPLSVRLPPRSRTARPRPRQDPYKAGLSHYAKLFSFYAKMPMEKKALEMVEKCLDKYFQHLCDDLEVFAAHAGRKTVRPEDLELLMRRQGLVTDQVSLYVLVERHLPLEYRQLLIPCAFSGNSVFPAQ